AGGAGCGCTGCTCAAAAGAAGAAGCAAGAGAAGCCTTTGAAGACCTGGAGAAAACTGTAAGCATGAGCTAACATGAAACATAGATCTATATATTTCATGTTTACAAAATCATATTAAGGTCTTTTGAGCTGGGCATCAGAACTGACAAGTTGCCCTTGATCATTTAACACAAAGAATAAATAGCGGTTTTGACTGTGGTTGGAATTGCTAAGGCGTAACTGTACAGTAACAGTCTTAATTTAGCTCTTGCAAGGCCAGCCCCTGTTAAAGCCTCCATTCTTTTACCTGTTCTGATCTGTTTAATTGCCATCATGACGTATTTGACCTTTAAATTATTTGATACTACCTGTTAGAAATATGTTCACCCTGTCTGGGTGGCATAGCTGAGAGTCAGGACTAGTTCAGGAGTTCTTAGGTGGAGAGTCCACGGGAAGGTTGAGAAGGCAAATGTTGACATGGAACTTCATGGGAGAATTTTGCCAAACTTCTTTCAAGGAACTTTGCAGTGCTTATCATTTTGTGGCTCTCTTTTTCAGTATCTGAACTGACAGAATGTGTACTGTGGACAGTTCTTATATTCTTTAATGTTGAATTGCCCACATGGAATGAAGTTTGTACGTGTGCCTCTTGTATCACCTTCCCTACCCTGATGGCTGCTTAACATTAGACAGAAGTGTGATCTGTTCCCAAGCTCAAGGGAGAGTTAAAGAGATGGGGCAACAATGAGGACTGGGTTTAGTAGAAAAGGTGATATTTGAAAACTCAAAGTGACTTGGcggggaagagggaggggattgggaATATCGGCTGTAGCTACGTGGCTGTTAAGAACACCCCTGAAACTGGAGTTAAGGCCAGATTCATTTCACTTTAGCATTACTTGAAGGACAGAATGTTCATGGAGGGGCCCTGAGATGGCCTGGGTGGGGAGTTATGGGTGCATCGCCAGGGTACTTCAGAGCATGAAGGTTGGCTGATCTATAGCAGAACCAGCACAACCTGTTCTGGCTGGTGACCAGATGTCATTGAAAAGGACTGTCTTGGACAGACAGCATACCTGGAGTCCTCAGtgcagagggaaagaagaacaCAAATAGgacaacatattttaaaatcgGCATTTCTGAGGTCCTGAttgatgggggtggggggggtgtctgAAGACTGACAATTTGGCAAAGTAAATTTAGTCAAAACTGATAGAAAGATTAGTTATGCAAGAAATAAAGTGCTTTATGCTGAGTGAGTCACATTAGGAAATCTAAGGCATTTTAGATACTTTTGAAAAAATTCATGAGACTTGTTTCTGTAGAGCTGGGCACTATAGATGGATGATatggttttaatttattaaatggTAATAGCAGGCTGCAGGGAACTGTGTAACTTAAATATCTGTTTTAATAATTGATAGCTGCAAGTGTCCTCTGTATGAAAGCTCTAATATTCTTGTGAAGAATTCAGTAATTCTCACCTAActctttttgtctccttttatTCATCTTTTCCTGTACCTACCTGAAGGAGGAATTCTGGAACGTCTATGTAGGTAAGAAACACTCTGCATTTGTTCAGAGAATTAAGCTTTCTTACTGCAAGGTTAAAAAGGATGCACCTCTTAAGTAACCACTTCCTGCTCCCTtgcttcctctctttctgtggTGGGACACCCTCACATTGTGTTTCCGTTGAAGAAGGAATCTGATTTACTGCCTTGCTGTTGCTTGAACCCAGTCACTTCAGTCAAAGGCAGGGTTCAGCTGCCTTCAATTTCTGGGATGATCTTTGTCCTCTCGAAAAAAGAATAGTGGCCCTTTGCACGCAAAGGGCATTGAGAAGCAGAAACTGGGTCTGTGACTCTGCTGGTCAGTTGTCCTCCAGAGGGGCAGCCCAGGATCGGGGAATTCCAGGTGCAAAGAGTCGTAGATGAGGGTGGCACTTAAATGCCATAGCCGACACAAGGTTATTAAACTGTATCGCCCAGTCGCTTGCAAGTTTCGTGTCACCTTCCATGCCAGAGTGTTGTTGATTCCTGTATTATAGAGCATTTTGTGGGATGTGTTTTCTACAGAACTGTTTGGCATTCAAGGAGGACATGCCAATAGATTAGCAGATACTATCCATCagtcttttctgttgtttaataAAGGTCTGAGTTGTATTTATTAGGGTTCCAGCATTCATAATCCCTATGCAGGGACAGATTTTTAATGTATTGGTGTTTGGTTACATGTTCTCCTGAAAGTATGTGCCCAGCTTGCGTGTTAGGAGAAGTACCTCAAAAATGTTGACCAGACAGCTCAGCTTTGTCTTTTGGAGTCTGCAGAAAATTGAAGACAGTTGCCATGAAGAAGATGCAGACTTTCACAATCCTCTAAGTGGGGGATGAACTCTGCAACCTACAGGCTGAAATTTCAAGCAAAGCCTGCGTCAGTGTTGCAGTGAACAAGAGTGGAAAATTTCAAACCATTTTCTCAAGAGAATACAAGTAGTGGAACATCAGTGCCAGTGCTCTTAGAGGAAATGCCaatttcatacattttaaaCCACAGTCCACGAATGCTCTACTGGTGCTCAGAAGAACTGAAAACCACAGCTACACTCAGCCAAGTTACTAGAACAATTAATTCTTGCTTCCGTTTTTAGTAGGGGATTCTGCAATGCTTTTGTGCAATATTGATAAAAAACTCATTACCACAGCAGCAGCTATAGCGTAGGGAAAATCTAAACAAGAACGGTTTCTAACAGTAGGATGCTGCTTAGCTAAGACCACTGCAGAATGGAGTGCTCTGGCactgcagaggaggcagaaacCAGGGGATGCGCTGCAGGCCTggagtctgtctttcttttgGTAAATTGTTGTCTTGCCTTCCTTCTGTTGAGGCTGGACATCAGTCTTCAGTGCCTCTGTGGTGGACCACACAGACGCAGTGTTTGGtgtgctgttggttttggcCAGTGCAGGTACAGAAGGGATGTTGAGGCATGGGGGCAGTACACAAAGCCCAGCAGATGTTGCCTgtgacagataaagctgcagcACATGAGGTCGCAGGCCAGAGCTGCCATACCGGTGTCAAGCTGGATCTGTAGCATGAGCAGCTTCTTGCATTTCATCTCCTCTGTGGGCATTGCTGTTCTTCCAGCTGCTCCAAACGGCCAGAACAGGTGGTAAGACacagaaatttgaaaagcaTGTATCTAAAGCAACAAATTTTTATTAAGCAAGTGCCACTTCTCTGGATATCCTGCTTTTCTTATCAAACAGTGCAGAAGAGCCCAGCAAGGCCACGTGATGGGGGAATACATTTGTTACAGCAGGCAACTAGGTAGAAGAGACTGTGTCAGCGAGCAGCAGTGCAGGACTGAGATACCTTTATGGGGGTGGGAGAAAGGGATGCTACATGGAACACATCTCCAAATGCAGTGCAGCCTCACTGTCCTACGTGTAACAGAGTCTGAGAGATACATGTGGCTGGGGCCCTGGAGTCAGGTCAGCCAGTTGTGCCCAGGTcgcagaaaggaagaaaggctgCAGAACTACCTTTAAGCGTGGGAGATCCCAGCGTAGGTGTGGGGAATGTGAGGTAAGAGGTAATTTTCTGAAGCTCAAACTCATACCACAATGGATACAACAGGACAATTTCGGTACTGTAAGCAGCACAAAACAGGAATTTGGCTTGCACATGCAGATTTTGCAGggcttttaaagcatttttttttgtttgtattttagtCTTCTGATTAAGATGCTGGTGTCTGTGTCTTTAAATGAACAGCACTGCATGCAAAAGACATGCACAAGGGATGAGATGACctttaaggaaataaaagttgAGTTGCCATTACGCAGAAATTGTAGAGAAATGCAAGAAGCCAAAAGGTTAATATCTTCAGACAGCAGTTGCAAGTGTGGAAATGTTCTGTATGCTTTTACAGCCTTCACTGTAAATGATGTGTATATTCTGACCATGAAGTGTTACTTTATCTTCCAACAAAAAAAGGCTTGCATATACGCTGTCATACGGTAGCCACTAAAAACAGATTGGAAAACTGAGGCTATGTAGATGAATCATTGCTGGTATGGAATGATTGCATTTATACTCCTTTTTCCATCTGGAATGTGGCAACTCAACAGGACATACATTTTAAGAGGGAAGATGAAAGATTGCTTATTAAACTAACACCCCTTCAGAGTTCACTGAAAATGCTATGCTCttacaatattttgtttctttggtttgtttttgtagATGGGAACCAGTGCAGCTCAAATCCTTGTCACTATGGTGGACATTGTAAAGATGGAATTGGTTCCTATACTTGCTCATGCTTGGATGGTTATCAAGGCAAGAACTGTGAATTTGGTAGGTTTCTGCTTTAGAGAACTGTGGCAGAGAATTCCCCAGGGATCTGAAATATAGAGTTAACTCCTTCTTAATGAGCATTATTTGCCTCTGGGTAAAACACACAGAACAGAATGGCAGTCAACAGTGAGTTGGAGGACAGTGCCAGAAACACAAAGCCTTGGTGGCTCTACAGCTGGGTAgtgttagaatcatagaatagtttgtgtTGGAAGAGATTTGAAGGTGATCTAGCCCAACCGCCCCGCAATGAgaagggacatcttcaaccagatcaggttgctcagagccctgtccaactgTGAATGCTCCAAAGTTACACTTACTCCAAAGAAAGCCCTCCTAATTATGATAGTGCCTCTTTACGTGAGCTTGAATCCCCAAAACATGACGGTAAAACTAAGAAGCGTAGGATTCTTGTAACTGATATGAAAGAGCCTTTACTACAAGTACAGAAGTACAACCTCCTTGCTCAGCTCACAGCAGGGAAGaaccaaagaaaacagatttgggCAGAGAATGCAGGCTTTTTCAGCCTTGCAAAGAATCATTTTTTGCATATAAATCTTTCTTGAGTCTTACTTCTGTGACATATGACTACTACCCTAATAATGTCTTTGGAGCATGTATCGGTGGTCAGGAACTAAGAGTGGTGAACCCAGAGTAGGAGGGTGTGGACCTGAAGTTCAGACGCAGGACTGAGGGGAGTGATGAGGAGCTGAGCTTCTTAAAGCAAGAGGGAGGAATCGTGTGAGGATTTACCAATATCTGGACTCCTCTGTTAGTGTTTTATTCATTCTCCCACtgtcattttgcttttgcttttgtaagCTCACTATGGCATGGCCACTGGGCCCACTTAGACTTGGCAACCACATTTCATGCGGTGGATGTGACTGCTTTGTAAGGCATAAGCTAATCTTAGCCACTCATGTTGTTACTAAGATGTGCTTCAGGTGTTTTACAAGTGGAGATACAGATCCTGTTTAAAGAGTGCAGTTTCATTTGGTGAACTTCGAGATCTTCTGTGGAATCAGTGTTAATTTACAGTTTTTCTCCAAACTTCTCTCTTTTATAGTCATACCAAAGTACTGCAAAATAAACAATGGTGACTGTGAGCAGTTCTGCAGCATCAAAAAAAGTGCACAGAAGGATGTTGTGTGTTCCTGTGCAAAAGGGTATGTTCTAGCAGAGGATGGCAAACACTGTGTTGCATCAGGTATGAAGCCACGTAATAAACTAATAGCAGTGGTGGTGAGACCGGTTTCACAGTTAGAGAATGTCTTTTAAACCATCAGTATCCTACACGACATAGATTTAACACTGAGGCCAACTGATTTGTATTTCCAAAGCCTTCCATGTGTGAGGTGATGAGATGGGGTTACCAAAATCTGGCTGATTTGGAACCCTTTGCAAGGTGGCTCTCACAGAATTACCTGAGTAAACTCCGCTGTTGACAGGAGAAGAGCAATTGCAGTGGTATCTCATTTACTTAGAAAGTTACACTCCATATAAAATAGCAGCTCACCAAAACTTTTCTACTTTAAATTTCAGTTCACCTAATCAAATAGTAACTGATGACATTAAATAATTATGATTAGTGCTATTTACATTTGtacatttttgttgtgtttcaaCAAACCTGGGGGGGAGGGATAAGTCAACCATGTATTCATGGTATTGTTTTTTGATTCTTTATAACTAATAATAGATTTCTGTCATGAGCCATATTATCcctgaaataaagcatttcacTCAGTTTCCTAATTAAGATGGTTTTAGTAAGAGCAAGTACATGAATATAGCAATGTAAACAATTGAAGatgatgttttaaattttaaatactttaaaagcacTGTCTGGGACTGAACCTATGGACAAGTTTTAGGACTACAaaatgcctttcatttttcaaaccATCTggtcttccttctttgttgcaTCTGCCAAGGTTTTGCTAGTGTTTTGAAAGCAGGACAGGTGCATTAACTGATTTATTGTGAAATGGTGTTGTCAAGGAGTTTCCTCTTGTGCTggtgtttctgtctttctctaaTTTTAACATCCTTGTCTCTACAGTAAAGTATCCTTGTGGAAAAGTTcatgtgaaaagaaataaaaggtcaGTTATTTCACTTGCTGATAAGAGCAATGTAATTAGTGATCAAGATGACCCTCCCACAAATGGAACAACTTTGGAGGAGGACATTGCTACTACCACAGAAACCTCAACCCTCCGTCCTGGCAATCAAACCAGTAGCAAGACTCCATATTTCAATGTCAGGATAGTAGGTGGTGATGAGTGTCTTCTTGGCGAATGTCCATGGCAGGTAGGTCTGGTTTTTGTGCTCTGCATCTAAGCAGGATGTGTTTCTGGGGGAAAGTATGCAATTGTTCATTTAACCTGGTTGCCTTCTGAATGTTACCCATGTAGCACACCACTTGTAGCTGGAGGTAGCTGAATTCTGTGAACCTAGGCACTTAGATGTGCTGTTCTGCAAACTGCAGCcttaaatttcaaaatgaaaggcTTTGTGCAGTTTTAGGTGGTGCTGCTTAACCTGTCCCCAGAGAGGGCTGTTGAGTCGTGCTGGCCTACCGGTGTCATTTTTGCCGGAATATTCCAGTTCCTCCTGATAGCGGTCCATTTAGGTAGTACACCTGAGAGCATGTCAGATAAAGCATGCAATTGCTTTACAAATATGCTTTAATATCTAAGTTTTCCTCTTAGGTTTGCACCAGCCAAAATGAGTTCCTGTCTTTATGACGCTAAGTGTGGGGGTCAGATGGGAACAGAACTTGGACAGGAATTCTTTGGGGTGATAAATCCAAGGGATGGGGTGATTTGGGGGCTGCATTCTCCCtgctcagtcagtcagtgtcttGTTCCTAAAAGACATTACTAAACACTGTGAGTGAGGTAACACAGAAGCCGAACATCTACTTCATGTAAAGACAGTTGAGACTCTGTAGCAGTACATGTCGATCCGTAGCGTATGTGTGTGTGAACGCATTAGAAGAGATCTGCAGAGTAATACATGTTGCAGTAATAAGCATATATGCAGTGTGCAGAGAAATCAATTACCTGTTTATAGCTCATTGACATTAAACTGGTCTTTGTAATCTgcacttaattttttccttcgCAGGCTGTTCTGTTAGATGAGAAAGGGGAAGAGTTTTGTGGTGGAActattttgaatgaaaattttATACTTACTGCAGCTCATTGCATGAACCAGTCTAAAGAAATCAAAGTTGTTGTTGGTAAGTGTTTATTTTACTCCTCTGATGTTTGAGCGTATGTTGCAGGCTAATCCTCTGTGCTCTAAATCTCATGTGACATGTATTCATAttactttgtttgtttgttacttttttgttgttgttttgcttttcgTAATTTCTTGTTATTGTGGGAATCCTGCCTGGTAAAAACAGGGGCAGCTGATGTGGAAGGTGATAAAGATGcatccctttcttctttgccaGCTAGTTGGAAGTGATTAAGAACAAAGGTTCTGGAGGCATTGTGTAGCATTGTGTTCATCAGAGTAGTGCTTCTTCAGAAAGCTTATCAttcctggcacagctgcagcatACAGATTTGTTTCTGCAGGAACGTTCAGGAAGGCTATGACACATTGActagaggaagaagaaatgaacgCAAATTATGACTGCTTCACTTCTGAGGCATGATACTAGATCAACACAACTTTATATTTGTACTTTCTTAGCCTTGACCCAGACCAGTTTCTCCTCCCTGGTACAAGCCAGGCTCAAGCTCCTGTAAGAGCTTGCACCCAAAGTTGCATTGATTTAGCTGAATTGGTTTATGCCTTTATGTAAACTGGTACAAAAATCTCCATAGACAAAAGCTCAGAACTGAAACTGACCCAGGTGCTGCTAATGAATATTGCAATACATTTTTGCAGTTTACTTGTATGGTATAAAGGCTTAGGTAAAGTGTTAGGAACAGGTATACTGCTGTCCTCCTTCGTCAAGGTTGTTCTTAATTTCTTATGCTGTCTCTGTATTAATGGCCCTTTTAATAATCTTGTACAGGTGAAGtggacagagaaaagaaagaactgtCTGAAACGATGCATACCGTGGACAAAATACTTGTTCACTCTAAATACGTTGCTGAGACTTACGATAATGACATAGCCTTAATAAAGCTGAAGGAACCTATAATATTTTCTGACTACGTTGTCGCAGCATGCCTTCCTGAAGCAGACTTTGCTAATGAAGTTCTGATGAACCAAAGATCTGGGATGGTTAGTGGATTTGGGCGTGAATTTGAAGGTGGACGACTATCCAAAAAACTGAAAGTGCTTCAAGTCCCCTATGTTGATAGGAACACTTGCAAGCAATCCACTAACTTTGTGATAACCGAAAACATGTTCTGTGCTGGTtatgaaacagagcaaaaagaTGCTTGTCAAGGAGACAGTGGAGGCCCCCATGTAACCAGCTATAAGGATACTTATTTTGTTACTGGAATCGTTAGCTGGGGAGAAGGATGTgcaaagaaaggcaaatatGGTGTCTATACCAAACTGTCCAGGTTCTTACGATGGGTAAGAACGGTCATGAGACAAAATTTGTAGTGGTGTGGCTCTTGATCCTTCTGTTAGCTAACAAGGTGTAGTTTCTGTAATGGAAGCttcattcttgtttttttttttttagccacaTCTGCTAAACTTGTTTTGAGAGCTGATTGCTTAAAGTTacagtgctgcttctttttggTTTATTCCTGGCTTTAAGCATGTATATGTGGACTGCTGGTGTTATTTTGAATTGGTGCAATGAGGGGCTTTCCCCAAACAAAATGGCTGCTCAGTGGGGTCTGTCGTTTGcttgtttggttatttttatattgcCATTTTGGTTCCTGTCTGTTTGCCCAAGTGCTTCTATCAGAGGCTTCTGGACAAAATATGAGCCTCCATTAATCATGATGAAAGTGAGAAGGACAGGACTTCAGTTAATCCTCATATTGCAGCCAGCTGGCTCAGTAGGGAGTTTGTTATTACTAGAGCTGTTTAGCTTCTACCTGCAGATGTATTTAGAAGATTAAGGGAGCAGGGAAGCTTGCCTGGTAAAAGCTGAGACACAAGTAAGTATTTAACGTGTGATGCTAAGTAACCGCGTGTGCCACAAAATTGCCTGCTTAGGTCACAGCAGCTAATTAAAATGGGTTTTTGCTTTATAAAGATTGTACTTCACTTTAGTCtgttcatcagaaaaaaaaaatatgtgcatgttcactgttttctgtttcatattCTGGATTGTGTATGGCTGAGGATCAGAAAGCTCCTTGCATGTGTACTTTTTCTAGGTGTTTCTGTAAGGTGCAATATTGATGTACAccagcatttgaaataaaactttcttttttgttgctttttttttctttattctctccATTCAGCTTACAAATATATGAAGACAAAATCTCATTTGAGAGTGAAAAAAGAGTGAATGTCCCTGAAAAAATACGTGTGACACTTCACCTACCTCTTGTCAAAGCTGATGAGGAGGCAGAGAATGGAGGGGGGTAATTAAAAGACTTTCACAGGCCTAGAGGTTCATAAATGGCAAGTTAGATGCCAAGGTACTAATTTTCTTAGGAAGAGACAAACTTAGCCAGTGATTTCCTACACATAGGCTGTTCAGATACTATGATCTGATCTGGGCTGTAAGGTCTCCAGGCAGAAGCTCTGCACTCTAATGTTTTTTGTATATGGAGTAGTGTTGCTCCATACGTTCTTCTTTAAACCTCCTCAGCTTCAGTCCTAGTTACAGAAATCATGGAAAAATTTACAATGGAAGGGACAGATGAAAGTGATGTGATCCAACCACATACTCAAAGCAGGGCTAGCGTCAAAGTTAGCAGGTTGTATAGGGTCCACTGCAGAGAAGTTTTGAAAAACTTCAGAGGCAGAGATTTTGTTagcctctgggcaacctgttcttgTGTTCTA
The Phalacrocorax aristotelis chromosome 1, bGulAri2.1, whole genome shotgun sequence DNA segment above includes these coding regions:
- the F10 gene encoding coagulation factor X, producing the protein MAGRLLLLLLCAALAGELRAEGGVFMKKENAEKFLERTKRANSFLEELKKGNIERECNEERCSKEEAREAFEDLEKTEEFWNVYVDGNQCSSNPCHYGGHCKDGIGSYTCSCLDGYQGKNCEFVIPKYCKINNGDCEQFCSIKKSAQKDVVCSCAKGYVLAEDGKHCVASVKYPCGKVHVKRNKRSVISLADKSNVISDQDDPPTNGTTLEEDIATTTETSTLRPGNQTSSKTPYFNVRIVGGDECLLGECPWQAVLLDEKGEEFCGGTILNENFILTAAHCMNQSKEIKVVVGEVDREKKELSETMHTVDKILVHSKYVAETYDNDIALIKLKEPIIFSDYVVAACLPEADFANEVLMNQRSGMVSGFGREFEGGRLSKKLKVLQVPYVDRNTCKQSTNFVITENMFCAGYETEQKDACQGDSGGPHVTSYKDTYFVTGIVSWGEGCAKKGKYGVYTKLSRFLRWVRTVMRQNL